A single genomic interval of Littorina saxatilis isolate snail1 linkage group LG17, US_GU_Lsax_2.0, whole genome shotgun sequence harbors:
- the LOC138951943 gene encoding RNA-binding protein lark-like has translation MTIKIFIGNLSGDTKPEDVRVLFEKYGEVAECDVLKNYGFVHMENMKEANTAIANLNGYNIKGQRMRVELSTGKKGNPKGDRRGPPERGGFRSRPYPPGPPRSRGGMPPMPDYDRFDPYYPYPERDPFYRLPPVDRYLPSRLPPPGDRYAPLPRERLMPEERGLYPPPPDPRDRLMARDRLPPYPEERAAYGRLRAPERAPLADDPYYRERSPLQARPPPEYYDRKPPLMRNPQAAEAPASRLNTTAYPSANGYDYYRRPAAAERSDYGAAGAGQDYYGAPSRGGGGLGRPGQQQQGMGGGGIGGGGGMGGGGMGGGGGMGGGGMGGGGGYGMQQHQQQNKGYDSQSALQTQPIFF, from the exons ATGACCATCAAAATTTTCATTGGAAACCTCAGCGGGGATACAAAGCCTGAAGATGTAAGAGTCCTGTTCGAGAAGTATGGAGAGGTGGCAGAGTGTGATGTCCTCAAGAATTATGGCTTTGTG CATATGGAGAACATGAAAGAAGCCAACACTGCTATTGCCAACCTGAATGGCTACAACATCAAAGGACAGCGAATGAGGGTCGAG CTTTCGACCGGCAAAAAGGGAAATCCGAAGGGAGACCGCAGAGG ACCACCAGAACGAGGAGGCTTTCGATCGAGACCTTACCCCCCTGGTCCCCCACGTAGCCGCGGAGGAATGCCCCCAATGCCGGACTACGACCGATTCGACCCATACTACCCCTACCCTGAGAGGGACCCCTTCTACCGCCTGCCACCAGTTGACCGCTACCTTCCATCTCGTCTTCCACCCCCGGGAGATCGCTACGCACCTTTGCCGCGAGAACGCCTGATGCCAGAGGAGAGGGGTCTGTACCCTCCCCCTCCCGATCCTCGTGATCGCTTGATGGCCAGGGATCGCCTGCCGCCCTACCCGGAGGAACGTGCAGCTTACGGCCGCCTGCGAGCCCCGGAGAGAGCCCCCCTGGCTGATGACCCCTACTACAGGGAGAGGTCTCCCCTTCAGGCCAGGCCACCGCCCGAGTACTATGACAG GAAGCCTCCTCTGATGAGAAATCCCCAGGCTGCTGAAGCCCCAGCCTCTCGTCTCAACACCACCGCATACCCGTCAGCCAATGGCTACGACTACTACCGTCGACCGGCTGCCGCAGAACGCTCCGACTACGGTGCTGCTGGGGCTGGCCAGGACTACTATGGTGCTCCAAGCAGAGGGGGTGGCGGCTTAGGCCGCCCGGGCCAGCAGCAGCAAGGAATGGGTGGTGGGGGAATAGGAGGTGGAGGGGGGATGGGTGGTGGAGGGatgggtggtggaggggggatgGGTGGTGGAGGTATGGGTGGTGGAGGTGGCTACGGCATGCAGCAACACCAACAGCAGAACAAAGGCTATGACAGCCAGTCGGCGCTTCAGACACAGCCCATCTTCTTCTGA